From the genome of Vanessa tameamea isolate UH-Manoa-2023 chromosome 16, ilVanTame1 primary haplotype, whole genome shotgun sequence, one region includes:
- the LOC113402992 gene encoding chromobox protein homolog 1-like, with translation MRKVSKSRTDDDMVSSTNGSGSLSNEEHQEAGQSVHDEKESNDKLDDSDFESESEKPKESTKKSKAKSKSKKKKTDKSNNKKDAEEEFEVEKIVDSKRIKGKLHYLIRWKGYSVDSDTWEPAHTLSCPDLINKFNEEKENSKNTPKSNKKRKGVKKESKSPPKKTKTEWDGKNADANAEYEVERILEVHHKKNGAREFLIHWKGWASQFDSWEPESNLNCPELIKKFMDKVDVARSSESRNLRVAPETTHRFTLQDPSSGRRLSKRRGQRQRVRYDNAE, from the exons ATGCGGAAAGTATCGAAAAGTCGTACGGACGATGATATGGTTTCATCCACAAATGGATCTGGATCTTTAAGCAATGAAGAGCATCAGGAAGCGGGGCAATCAGTTCATGACGAAAAAGAGTCTAATGATAAATTAGACGACAGTGATTTTGAAAGTGAATCTGAGAAACCCAAAGAATCAACTAAGAAAAGTAAAGCTAAAAgtaaatcaaagaaaaaaaaaactgataaaagTAACAACAAAAAAGACGCTGAAGAAGAATTTGAG GTGGAGAAAATTGTAGATTCTAAGAGAATCAAGGGCAAATTGCATTACTTAATTCGTTGGAAGGGATATTCTGTTGATAGTGATACTTGGGAGCCTGCTCATACACTATCATGCCCGGACTTGATCAACAAATTCAATGAAGAA AAGGAAAATTCAAAAAACACACCCAAGAGTAATAAAAAGAGAAAAGGTGTAAAGAAAGAGAGCAAGTCACCACCCAAAAAGACTAAAACGGAATGGGATGGAAAAAATGCAGATGCCAATGCTGAATATGAG GTGGAACGTATTCTTGAAGTACATCATAAAAAGAATGGAGCTCGAGAATTTCTTATTCATTGGAAGGGGTGGGCTAGCCAGTTTGACTCGTGGGAACCTGAAAGCAATTTAAATTGCCCCGAATTGATAAAGAAATTCATGGACAAG GTGGATGTCGCTCGCTCGTCGGAGTCTAGAAATCTCAGGGTGGCACCGGAAACGACACATCGTTTTACATTGCAAGATCCATCGTCAGGCCGTCGACTCAGCAAACGTAGAGGGCAACGTCAACG TGTGCGATATGATAATGCAGAGTAA
- the LOC113402952 gene encoding vacuolar protein sorting-associated protein 8 homolog has translation MDLLKTPSTQSLLDSDLESVESLQYVDFEELDEIEYALPASEAPTLAEVLSSDVLENENKLPFKNLEESTTCSALQVDFLQAISQQLTQAQERSSAGAATTLSIGSNGRLSVGTAHGHILSFHDQTLRWVCDANGDNGAVTCLSYNHDSTRLLAGFARGLVYQYESIRGIILRRVVLGGEIWGTLRVTWAGTSGLALDTGGSVWLIKFSRPLGVRSARVSCLFSGARGEVVAMSARDARILALATLSRVIIVAGGHAAGVRLDGPPDILPVLEWCELDVRMLVCARANIMQWLAVSLSGSSINLRPVQRVELKSSPIWLGWLGGGLAIFDSDENLRLWGDDYDKPLDLSQIEPVYSSAFFKGHWTDGRVSRAMCKAGESALGGACISEGTLALLGRRGVVRVKPRDLLARAQAFITSGRYTQALRLLCSSQGPETKKLAIEFIGNLADRPHILSNKNIAVQVVKLCLKYDMSDELWNCLWENCSGEQAFVEALGDAAVRGEFSNSPPSPDFTQDLIEKLAEFEPELVERVVASLPLTSLDPHRASVFTRKRGLWRGVGAIAAALDGCSGAMRELVAHVQPTCGGGGSAPCGCAGAALLLAAADALGGRGAGGRALPAHARPSARHDALHALLAEESGGSSPLRVLVRHDTSAAVRLLEQCAREPPFAGPLGKQNRLRVARALLACTADLQESERRVEIIEFIAGQLQAGALPLDQEVIKNMQQLVDNTDCERADRAWLAILTRIRTQRDQMLLQYRDAILRPRVLWRIDSMLDRHDEALKQFLNIQNPSDQDIDEFFEYLRTRVEADADTRLRIQPYFSALVELRPRLAAALLDENCHESLGTILDSLSSKCKIEFGQCLIEMGRLRGDTAAIYLRNLGILHPSDVKDFLIKNPGIIRPEDALSIVKDLRLREAEPVCLEATGDYAGALEALLALISTNEDENTKANLISEASGLCLRVAPTVPPQAAAEMWTRLLRSVGSVPPTLLFEAIAFLPIEELVVETCDSSRVALTILAGGAGRREVWECVTRVLRRESHEALARALSTARRGLAVRGRCRRCERALGSRAGVRTAHCARAFHAECEAEASCACGRRAPSESLSLAPLPRRRVAAPQDYNLQLVAPPRPDLDGVV, from the exons atggatttattaaaaacaccTTCAACCCAATCTTTACTAGATTCTGATTTAGAGTCGGTTGAAAGTCTTCAGTATGTGGATTTTGAAGAG ctTGATGAAATCGAATATGCTTTACCTGCTAGTGAAGCTCCAACCTTGGCAGAAGTTTTGTCATCAGATGTATTAGAGAATGAAAACAAATTACCATTTAAGAATCTTGAGGAATCTACTACATGTTCTGCCTTGCAAGTTGATTTCTTACAGGCTATTTCTCAGCAATTGACACAAGCTCAA GAACGATCATCAGCTGGTGCCGCTACAACATTAAGTATAGGATCTAATGGGAGACTGAGTGTAGGGACAGCCCACGGACATATCCTATCATTTCATGATCAAACTTTACGATGGGTTTGTGATGCAAATGGCGATAATGGGGCTGTAACATGTTTATCATATAATCATGATAGCACTCGTCTTTTGGCTGGATTTGCACGTGGTTTAGTATACCAGTATGAGAGTATACGCGGTATAATACTTCGACGTGTCGTGCTTGGTGGAGAAATATGGGGAACATTAAGAGTCACCTGGGCTGGAACATCGGGTCTAGCTTTAGACACAGGAGGATCTGTATGGCTTATAAAGTTTTCAAGACCTTTAGGTGTACGTTCTGCTAGAGTTTCCTGTCTATTTTCGGGAGCACGTGGTGAAGTTGTGGCCATGAGCGCTCGTGATGCTCGTATTCTAGCCCTAGCAACTCTATCCAGAGTGATAATAGTGGCAGGGGGCCATGCTGCCGGAGTACGATTGGATGGTCCTCCGGACATACTTCCTGTGCTGGAGTGGTGCGAATTAGACGTTAGAATGCTTGTATGTGCACGTGCAAACATTATGCAATGGCTTGCAGTATCATTAAGTGGATCATCAATTAACCTGCGACCTGTTCAACGCGTGGAATTGAAATCCTCGCCGATATGGCTCGGTTGGCTTGGTGGTGGTCTGGCTATTTTTGATTCTGATGAAAACCTTAGACTATGGGGCGATGATTACGACAAACCGTTAGATTTATCTCAAATAGAACCCGTATATTCATCTGCTTTCTTTAAG ggcCACTGGACAGATGGTCGTGTATCTCGGGCTATGTGCAAGGCGGGTGAGAGTGCTTTAGGAGGTGCTTGTATATCGGAAGGGACATTAGCTCTATTAGGACGTCGTGGTGTCGTTCGTGTAAAACCTCGTGATCTTCTAGCCAGAGCACAAGCTTTTATAACATCTGGACGTTATACGCAAGCTCTTAGATTGCTCTGCTCATCCCAGGGCCCTGAAACGAAAAAACTAGCTATCGAATTCATTGGAAATTTAGCTGATAGGCCCCATatattaagcaataaaaatattgctgtcCAAGTTGTCAAGCTGTGTCTCAAATATGATATGAG TGATGAATTGTGGAATTGTCTTTGGGAGAATTGTTCAGGCGAACAAGCTTTCGTTGAAGCGTTAGGAGATGCCGCGGTACGGGGCGAGTTTTCTAACTCACCACCCTCGCCAGATTTTACGCAG GATCTCATCGAAAAATTAGCTGAATTCGAGCCGGAGTTGGTGGAGCGAGTGGTGGCGTCGTTGCCGCTGACGTCGCTGGACCCGCACCGCGCCAGCGTGTTCACGCGCAAGCGCGGCCTGTGGCGCGGCGTGGGGGCCATCGCCGCCGCTCTTG ACGGATGCAGCGGCGCAATGCGCGAGCTAGTGGCGCACGTGCAGCCAACGTGTGGCGGCGGAGGCTCGGCTCCCTGCGGCTGCGCGGGGGCCGCCCTGCTGCTGGCGGCGGCGGACGCGCTGGGAGGCCGCGGCGCGGGAGGGAGGGCGCTCCCCGCACACGCGCGCCCCTCCGCCCGCCACGACGCACTACACGCGCTTCTCGCCGAGGAG AGCGGCGGCAGCTCGCCGCTGCGCGTGCTGGTGCGGCACGACACGTCGGCGGCCGTGCGCCTGCTGGAGCAGTGCGCGCGCGAGCCGCCCTTCGCGGGCCCGCTCGGCAAGCAGAACCGCCTGCGCGTGGCGCGCGCGCTGCTCGCCTGCACCGCCGACCTGCAG GAATCCGAAAGACGAGTAGAAATTATAGAATTTATCGCTGGACAGCTACAAGCGGGCGCATTGCCGCTCGACCaggaagtaataaaaaatatgcaacagTTAGTAGACAATACTGACTGCGAGCGAGCCGATCGGGCGTGGCTGGCGATACTCACGCGAATACGAACTCAACGAGACCAAATGCTCTTGCAGTACAGAGACGCAATTCTACGGCCGCGCGTTCTCTGGCGAATAGATTCCATGCTAGATAGACACGACGAAGCTCTAAAACAATTTCTTAACATTCAAAATCCCTCCGATCAAGATATAGACGAATTTTTTGAGTACCTCAGGACAAGAGTTGAGGCCGATGCTGATACAAGACTTCGTATCCAGCCGTATTTTTCAGCACTCGTCGAACTAAGACCACGACTAGCAGCTGCTCTGTTGGATGAAAATTGTCATGAGTCACTCGGCACGATTCTAGACAGCCTAAGCTCGAAATGTAAAATTGAATTTGGACAATGTTTAATAGAAATGGGGCGTCTCCGCGGCGATACTGCTGCGATTTACTTGAGAAATCTGGGTATTTTGCATCCTAGTGACGTTAAAGATTTTCTAATAAAGAACCCAGGTATCATAAGACCGGAGGACGCCTTGAGTATCGTAAAAGATCTAAGGCTTCGCGAAGCGGAACCGGTCTGCCTAGAAGCCACCGGCGACTACGCGGGCGCTCTCGAAGCTCTCCTTGCCCTAATATCGACAAACGAAGACGAAAATACCAAAGCCAACCTGATAAGCGAGGCCAGCGGTCTGTGCTTGAGAGTCGCGCCGACCGTCCCTCCGCAGGCGGCCGCGGAGATGTGGACGCGACTGCTACGCAGCGTCGGCTCCGTGCCACCGACTCTGCTATTCGAAGCTATCGCATTTCTCCCTATCGAGGAGCTGGTGGTGGAGACCTGCGACTCCTCACGAGTGGCCCTCACCATCCTGGCCGGCGGCGCCGGCAGGCGGGAAGTGTGGGAGTGCGTGACGCGCGTGCTGCGGAGGGAGTCGCACGAGGCGCTGGCGCGCGCGCTGTCGACGGCGCGGCGCGGGCTGGCCGTGCGCGGGCGCTGCCGGCGCTGCGAGCGCGCGCTGGGCTCGCGGGCCGGCGTGCGCACGGCGCACTGCGCGCGCGCCTTCCACGCCGAGTGCGAGGCGGAGGCGAGCTGCGCGTGCGGGCGGCGCGCGCCCAGCGAGTCGCTGTCGCTGGCGCCGTTGCCGCGCCGACGCGTTGCCGCGCCGCAAGACTACAACCTGCAGCTGGTCGCCCCGCCTCGACCCGACCTAGACGGAGTCGTGTGA
- the LOC113402964 gene encoding leukocyte receptor cluster member 8 homolog — protein sequence MTDNSSKEPPLQTMSGMPPNHNPWMYSLYHQYNGYHGGMFPQFYNHQYFNQMGNSGGFHNDGHHFQQNKDNKVDFGHPQFSKPPPSLLGMSPLDASRPFNNQSPIRFNLSGNRKSAPIPPNENPLLANSNAKKKRKKGNKTNSESNEVLLPPLPDHPPPLPPCPPPDLPKPPPPPPLDVPLPPPIATEDIPEPLEEPKSNNNEENELENLVPIDNSSNFLKSSPIQTGTWPESLERYIKRCYEKCKTAFDRDQIDICLKGRITAAANKDEIWTRNWDEEPIPSVHSERNNLSVKPVRGTLALYQKSEAVSELYKGKPALSTRGFNGHKSPSQRRRKAHSRSHSKSKSPPRKRNSTSSGSSDEIDDKKNKNKNRQKVKDRLSLDQKKPEKFQKNNKKKACNQFIVEDVQGNAEKLQKRAQRFGNLNIPTIASSVQANTKRQQPCPRKPIIQDTEGDYELNNMHIVGTSTEIEKSFLRLTKAPEACEVRPVAVLRNSLRNVKERWIDRQDYRYACDQLKSIRQDLTVQGIRDNFTVEVYETHARIALEKGDHEEFNQCQTQLKMLYSELPNSRANEAEFKAYRILYYIFTNNTLDLTTIFQHLSKEDRENECIKHALNTRCAWATGNLHKFFVLYKTAPMMAGYLIDWIVDRERKNYLKFIIKSYRQSVPVDFIVRELAFESKSKAFEFLNQFPLSYTGSDQSHIDCKASLQVVNQNI from the exons ATGACTGATAATTCTTCTAAAGAACCCCCGTTACAAACTATGAGTGGCATGCCACCCAACCACAACCCATGGATGTACAGTCTTTATCACCAATACAATGGGTATCACGGTGGCATGTTCCCGCAGTTTTATAATCATCAATACTTCAATCAAATGGGAAATTCTGGAGGATTTCATAACGACGGTCAtcattttcaacaaaataagGACAATAAAGTTGATTTCGGTCATCCTCAGTTTTCCAAACCTCCGCCTTCTTTGTTAGGAATGTCTCCACTTGATGCCAGTCGTCCATTTAATAATCAATCCCCCATCAGGTTTAATCTCTCTGGTAATAGAAAATCTGCCCCCATCCCACCAAACGAAAATCCTCTTTTGGCAAATAGCAATGCTAAGAAAAAGCGCAAGAAgggaaataaaacaaacagcGAATCAAATGAAGTTTTGTTACCCCCTCTGCCAGATCATCCGCCACCGCTTCCTCCATGCCCTCCGCCTGATTTACCTAAGCCTCCTCCACCTCCTCCGCTGGATGTTCCATTACCACCTCCTATTGCAACTGAAGATATTCCCGAACCGCTAGAAGAACCTAAAAGTAACAATAATGAAGAGAATGAATTGGAGAATCTTGTCCCAATTGACAAttcttcaaattttttaaaatcatctcCAATACAAACAGGAACATGGCCTGAGAGCTTAGAAAGGTACATTAAGAGATGTTATGAGAAGTGTAAAACAGCATTTGATCGTGATCAAATTGATATATGTTTAAAGGGACGTATTACAGCTGCAGCAAACAAAGATGAAATATGGACAAGAAACTGGGATGAGGAACCAATTCCTAGTGTTCATAGTGAAAGGAATAATTTGTCAGTGAAACCTGTTCGTGGTACATTAGCACTATATCAAAAGTCTGAGGCTGTTTCAGAGCTTTATAAGGGAAAACCTGCATTAAGCACAAGAGGTTTTAATGGACACAAGAGCCCTTCTCAGAGGAGGCGTAAAGCTCATTCTAGAAGTCACTCCAAATCTAAAAGTCCACCAAGGAAAAGGAATAG tACTTCATCTGGTTCCAGTGATGAAATtgacgataaaaaaaacaaaaataaaaatcgtcaGAAAGTCAAAGATAGATTATCATTGGATCAAAAGAAACCAGAaaaatttcagaaaaataataaaaagaaagcTTGTAATCAATTTATAGTTGAGGATGTCCAGGGCAATGCTGAAAAATTGCAGAAGAGGGCACAACGATtcggaaatttaaatattccaacCATAGCTAGTTCTGTACAAGCAAATACTAAGAGGCAACAACCCTGTCCAAGAAAGCCTATTATACAAGACACAGAAGGAGACTATGAGCTCAATAACATGCATATTGTGGGAACATCTACTGAAATTGAGAAGTCTTTCTTGAGGTTGACTAAAGCACCAGAAGCTTGTGAAGTGCGACCTGTAGCTGTATTAAGGAATTCCCTTAGAAATGTTAAAGAACGCTGGATAGATAGACAAGATTACAGATATGCATgtgatcaattaaaatctataagaCAAGATTTAACA GTGCAAGGAATACGAGATAATTTCACAGTTGAGGTATATGAAACACATGCTAGAATAGCTTTAGAAAAAGGAGATCATGAGGAGTTCAATCAATGTCAAACACAGCTTAAAATGCTCTACTCTGAACTACCAAATAGCAGGGCTAATGAAGCTGAATTTAAAGCTTATaggatattgtattatatatttaccaacAATACATTGG ATCTTACAACAATATTTCAGCATCTTTCTAAAGAGGATAGAGAAAATGAATGTATTAAGCATGCACTAAACACTCGATGTGCATGGGCAACTGGAAACTTACATAAATTTTTTGTGTTGTATAAGACAGCTCCAATGATGGCAGGATATCTGATAGACTGGATTGTGGACAGGGAGAGGAAAAATTACCTCAAATTCATCATAAAGTC CTACAGACAGAGTGTTCCTGTGGACTTCATCGTTCGAGAGTTGGCGTTTGAGTCGAAATCTAAGGCTTTTGAGTTCTTGAATCAATTTCCTCTATCTTACACTGGCAGCGATCAGAGTCACATTGATTGCAAAGCCAGTCTACAAGTTGTTAACCAAAACATCTAA
- the LOC113403011 gene encoding uncharacterized protein C16orf52 homolog A gives MDKLTVISGTLFMTADVFAIVSLAMPDWIITDVGGDTRLGLMWSCITLYNRPQVCFTPDLQPEWLLALICIFMGCICITTTVILLASSHFDRNVIPYARWVGFAAMVVFCLAAVIFPMGFHVDEIGGQPYQLPNSHQVGISYILFVLSLWITVISELFAGKVCLPHF, from the exons ATGGATAAGCTAACTGTAATTTCTGGAACTTTGTTTATGACCGCAGATGTTTTTGCAATCGTGAGTCTTGCTATGCCAGATTGGATAATTACTGATGTAGgag gtgATACTCGTCTTGGATTGATGTGGTCttgtataacattatataaccgCCCGCAAGTTTGTTTTACCCCAGATCTGCAACCAGAATGGTTATTAGcattgatttgtatatttatgggATGCATTTGTATAACTACAACTGTAATTTTACTTGCATCAAGTCATTTTGATCGTAATGTGATACCTTATGCACGCTGGGTTGGATTTGCAGCAA tggTGGTATTTTGCTTAGCTGCTGTTATATTTCCTATGGGCTTTCATGTGGATGAAATTGGCGGCCAACCTTACCAACTACCAAATAGCCATCAAGTTggaatatcatatatattatttgttctttCATTATGGATAACTGTGATATCTGAACTTTTTGCAGGCAAAGTTTGCTTgcctcatttttaa